The following are encoded together in the Kribbella voronezhensis genome:
- a CDS encoding DUF6875 domain-containing protein, with amino-acid sequence MRWRNGRYLWSIHDLETDTSGDSSIQTLQIVADWSQKFLVNGHPDLGRTGPVCPFTRPSIDRNLFYLACRETEASIEDLAEEVLEYKDWHAELAVSLNEKEKQLLTILVALPFFDPNNSTELDRLQAVLKDDFVTQGLMVGQFHPACEQPGLWNDGFRPLVAPVPLLAIRYMVPFDLPFLVGSPHHLEAYLAQFAPMIPSRVRDDLIKRLAG; translated from the coding sequence GTGCGATGGCGTAATGGGCGGTACCTATGGTCAATTCACGACCTTGAAACTGATACCTCCGGTGATTCCTCGATCCAGACTCTGCAGATCGTTGCCGACTGGTCCCAAAAGTTTCTGGTGAATGGTCACCCCGATCTCGGACGTACCGGACCAGTGTGTCCCTTCACTCGTCCTTCGATCGACCGCAACTTGTTCTATTTGGCGTGCCGGGAGACAGAGGCGAGCATCGAGGATCTGGCAGAAGAAGTCCTCGAATATAAGGACTGGCATGCCGAGCTGGCTGTATCTCTGAACGAAAAGGAGAAGCAACTGCTCACAATCCTGGTCGCACTGCCATTCTTTGACCCGAACAATTCAACCGAACTCGACAGGCTGCAAGCGGTATTGAAAGATGATTTCGTGACCCAAGGCCTGATGGTCGGACAGTTCCACCCGGCTTGCGAGCAACCTGGCCTCTGGAACGACGGGTTCCGTCCTCTCGTCGCGCCGGTTCCGCTCTTGGCAATCCGATACATGGTTCCGTTCGACTTGCCGTTCCTGGTCGGTTCACCCCATCACTTAGAAGCATACCTTGCGCAATTTGCCCCTATGATTCCGAGCCGAGTGCGGGACGATCTAATCAAACGACTTGCAGGATGA
- a CDS encoding DddA-like double-stranded DNA deaminase toxin, whose amino-acid sequence MPSELQRVAQELLDSLNQIERIVPYLHDRARKYREAAGWIGGLSSNQNARMAAMQLDEAARRSEEAAHYLLQAHARGRSWVEQMVSGARTAEPAGDSTAPRPDASGGSPPPAERRQNEDQGEPEAKKPDKAAGAGDDVSPKDGAPGGRRITDEEGHRIQRKLPIREEVPVTSPKTRGKWIDENGNEEDLASGEHDEFEDVRDFLRGKGLLPPKGNVTTPSHVEVKFAMRMRQRGLMHETIIVNKLPCTGKWGCERFLRYILPPGATLTVFGPDGFKRTYTVPDLNKTEQP is encoded by the coding sequence ATGCCCTCCGAGCTGCAACGGGTCGCACAGGAGCTACTCGACTCGTTGAACCAGATCGAGCGCATCGTGCCGTACCTGCACGACCGGGCACGAAAGTACCGCGAGGCTGCCGGATGGATCGGCGGTCTGAGCAGCAACCAGAACGCGCGCATGGCGGCGATGCAACTAGACGAGGCAGCTCGGCGCTCTGAGGAAGCCGCCCACTACCTGTTGCAGGCACATGCCCGCGGACGATCCTGGGTTGAGCAGATGGTCAGCGGTGCCCGGACAGCCGAACCGGCCGGTGATTCAACAGCCCCGAGGCCAGACGCGTCAGGCGGGAGCCCGCCGCCCGCAGAACGCCGGCAGAACGAGGACCAGGGCGAGCCGGAAGCGAAAAAGCCCGACAAGGCCGCGGGCGCCGGCGATGATGTCAGCCCGAAGGACGGGGCACCGGGAGGGCGAAGGATCACGGACGAGGAGGGCCACCGGATACAGCGCAAGTTGCCGATTCGAGAAGAGGTCCCCGTCACCAGCCCCAAGACCCGGGGAAAGTGGATTGACGAGAACGGCAACGAAGAAGATCTCGCTAGCGGTGAGCATGACGAGTTCGAGGACGTTAGAGACTTCCTTCGCGGGAAGGGTCTTCTACCACCAAAGGGCAATGTCACCACGCCGTCGCATGTCGAAGTAAAATTCGCTATGCGGATGCGCCAACGTGGACTGATGCATGAAACCATCATCGTGAACAAATTACCCTGTACCGGCAAGTGGGGATGCGAGAGGTTCCTACGCTATATCCTTCCACCGGGAGCCACCCTGACGGTCTTCGGTCCAGATGGATTCAAACGCACGTACACAGTACCTGACCTGAACAAGACGGAGCAACCATGA
- a CDS encoding aminoacyl-tRNA deacylase yields MNTIHENVKNALTAGGAKYVIRDHDALSAAIESPSDFALALGIPQSQITKTLFLTEKSASPRRALLCCSSDARVDFKAASAALGYGRMEVASPEALNSSLGYPRNGVSPLGAPADIPVLLDEAVLNYPTVLVGGGATGIEIELSPKDLVQMTSATTGTFVKLPE; encoded by the coding sequence ATGAATACTATCCATGAGAATGTTAAGAATGCCCTCACGGCCGGTGGGGCGAAATATGTTATTCGCGACCACGATGCTCTCTCCGCGGCGATCGAAAGTCCAAGTGACTTTGCTCTCGCATTGGGCATTCCTCAGTCGCAGATCACAAAAACATTGTTCTTGACTGAGAAGTCCGCAAGTCCACGCCGCGCCCTCTTGTGCTGCTCGTCTGATGCACGTGTTGATTTTAAGGCAGCCTCCGCGGCTCTAGGCTATGGCCGAATGGAGGTGGCATCGCCGGAAGCTCTCAATTCGAGTCTCGGCTACCCACGTAATGGTGTCTCCCCCCTCGGGGCTCCTGCCGATATCCCGGTTCTGCTGGATGAGGCAGTGCTGAACTATCCAACTGTGCTGGTCGGCGGAGGTGCTACAGGTATTGAGATTGAACTCTCACCGAAGGATCTGGTTCAGATGACATCGGCGACCACTGGAACGTTTGTCAAGTTGCCTGAATAG
- a CDS encoding NUDIX hydrolase produces MTAHGGTESTLWKIHGERLIDDTRRLRLSIASVELPDGVQFEQYVLRMPKAAMMVVLDDKQENVLMMWRHRFIIDRWVWELPGGYVDPDEDPAVTAAREVEEETGWRPRNVKPLVSLQPSVGTTDAENLLFVSYGADYVGEPEDINEAERIDWVPLDSIRERIDTGQIIGAASLVGLLHVLAFQAG; encoded by the coding sequence GTGACGGCTCATGGCGGTACGGAATCCACGCTCTGGAAGATCCATGGCGAGCGGCTGATCGATGACACCCGCCGGCTGCGGTTGAGCATCGCGTCGGTCGAGCTACCCGATGGTGTCCAGTTCGAGCAGTACGTCCTGCGGATGCCCAAGGCCGCCATGATGGTGGTGCTGGATGACAAGCAAGAGAACGTGTTGATGATGTGGCGACACCGCTTCATCATCGACCGCTGGGTCTGGGAGCTGCCAGGCGGCTATGTCGATCCTGACGAGGATCCGGCGGTGACGGCGGCGCGGGAGGTTGAGGAGGAGACCGGGTGGCGGCCGCGGAATGTCAAGCCGCTGGTGTCTCTGCAGCCCTCGGTAGGAACGACAGACGCCGAGAACCTGCTGTTCGTGTCCTACGGTGCCGACTACGTCGGTGAGCCGGAGGACATCAACGAAGCGGAACGGATCGACTGGGTGCCGCTCGACTCGATCCGCGAACGTATCGACACTGGCCAGATCATCGGCGCGGCGTCCCTCGTCGGTCTGCTGCACGTGCTGGCGTTCCAGGCCGGCTGA
- a CDS encoding helix-turn-helix domain-containing protein translates to MTRSQRRLCPSCGAYLAADNDGDQCGPCQRRAPELTRAAPRLSADFWEADALAEAAAERHFGKLLLAYRKLQRPEPTQALVGQWLGLTQGQVSRIERSAIPVHDLDKLDRWAQALHIPEQLLWFNLTARPVGLGNEHAGPTASHAPAEYHDSQHGIDAYTRPDRRSIVQTQSPAEGDGVHRRQFIKSAGVGLTAVGASLLTGTAPSPNRRISRGRPEASTEIREMTQVFRRLDNRYGGGHSRSVVSSYLNSTVTPLLRESTSGGGRSDLFAAAAELHHLAGWMAYDTGHHGDGHTHLRQALRLCHEADDERLASEMLAGMSHQAAFHGAPDSAVDLALAAQHSAKRSGSKLLQAEAAVMEAHGLALQGDKTGCLAALSRAEEAFNKSDAEERPHWLIYFDHAYLAAKFAHAFRDLGLAEDAEPFARRSLEMTDGYERGRLFNTAILATILADQRRLEESCALGMEATTLAASVRSMRGGSYLLDLGTQLAPYQKVKPVSSLFESLIEIGVSPLDEISRPGTPARAADRRGTPRR, encoded by the coding sequence GTGACGCGCTCCCAGCGGCGGCTGTGTCCCTCATGCGGTGCATATCTGGCAGCGGACAACGATGGTGACCAGTGTGGACCGTGCCAGCGGCGTGCCCCCGAGCTGACCCGTGCGGCGCCGCGTCTCTCAGCTGACTTCTGGGAGGCTGACGCCCTTGCCGAGGCTGCGGCTGAGCGACACTTCGGCAAGCTGCTACTGGCCTACCGCAAGCTCCAGCGCCCTGAACCGACGCAAGCGCTCGTCGGCCAATGGCTCGGACTCACTCAGGGGCAGGTCAGCCGGATCGAGCGCAGCGCGATACCAGTGCACGACCTCGACAAGCTCGATCGCTGGGCCCAGGCCCTGCACATCCCAGAGCAGTTGCTGTGGTTCAACCTGACGGCTCGGCCCGTCGGGCTTGGGAACGAGCATGCCGGTCCGACAGCGTCGCATGCGCCAGCCGAGTACCACGACAGCCAGCATGGCATCGACGCATACACGCGCCCCGACCGCCGCTCTATCGTGCAGACTCAATCACCTGCCGAAGGAGACGGAGTGCATCGGAGGCAGTTCATCAAGTCGGCCGGCGTGGGTCTCACTGCGGTGGGGGCCAGCCTGCTGACAGGGACAGCGCCCAGCCCGAACCGGCGTATCAGCCGAGGAAGACCAGAGGCCAGCACCGAGATTCGCGAGATGACGCAGGTCTTCCGTCGCCTCGACAACCGGTACGGCGGCGGTCACAGCCGTTCGGTCGTGAGCTCGTATCTGAACTCGACGGTCACACCACTGTTGCGGGAGAGCACCTCGGGCGGAGGCCGATCCGACCTGTTCGCGGCTGCCGCCGAACTCCACCACTTAGCTGGCTGGATGGCATATGACACCGGCCACCATGGCGACGGTCACACTCATCTGCGTCAGGCGCTGCGTCTCTGTCATGAGGCCGACGATGAACGGCTCGCCAGCGAGATGTTGGCCGGGATGAGTCATCAGGCGGCCTTCCACGGTGCCCCCGACAGCGCCGTCGACCTGGCGCTCGCAGCTCAGCACAGCGCGAAACGATCAGGCTCGAAGCTCCTGCAAGCTGAGGCGGCTGTCATGGAAGCCCATGGCCTCGCGCTGCAGGGCGACAAGACCGGTTGTCTGGCTGCACTGAGCCGCGCCGAGGAGGCGTTCAATAAGTCGGACGCTGAAGAGCGACCGCACTGGCTCATCTACTTCGACCACGCCTACTTGGCAGCAAAATTCGCACACGCCTTTCGCGATCTGGGGCTTGCCGAGGATGCTGAACCCTTCGCCCGGCGCTCCCTCGAGATGACCGACGGGTACGAGCGCGGCCGTCTGTTCAACACAGCCATCCTCGCCACCATCCTGGCGGACCAGCGTCGGCTGGAGGAGTCCTGCGCGCTTGGAATGGAGGCAACGACACTCGCTGCGTCGGTGCGATCGATGCGCGGCGGCAGCTACCTGCTGGACCTGGGCACGCAATTGGCGCCATACCAGAAGGTCAAGCCTGTCAGCTCTCTGTTCGAGAGCTTGATCGAGATCGGGGTGTCACCGCTGGACGAGATCAGCCGGCCTGGAACGCCAGCACGTGCAGCAGACCGACGAGGGACGCCGCGCCGATGA
- a CDS encoding Imm1 family immunity protein yields MSNVEVYFKNGHGDDPLILTNADDADALIDAMLTESFNNSVAALYDLDRPSVEGAPDIPDHELRVAVDAKENVGGIRYAGGDHDDVRYVPGATSDRDEMFYVYMDHGEGWPKDSVVSIEQVRQAVREFVEGNGSRPTSFEWREWPDGVI; encoded by the coding sequence ATGAGCAACGTTGAGGTGTATTTCAAGAACGGCCACGGTGACGACCCGCTCATCCTCACCAACGCCGATGATGCCGACGCGCTGATTGACGCAATGCTGACAGAGTCCTTCAACAACTCAGTTGCAGCGCTCTACGACCTTGACCGCCCCTCTGTTGAGGGTGCTCCCGATATCCCCGACCACGAGCTCCGTGTTGCGGTCGATGCGAAGGAAAACGTTGGCGGTATCCGCTACGCCGGCGGCGACCACGATGACGTGAGGTACGTACCGGGAGCCACGAGCGACCGCGACGAGATGTTCTATGTCTACATGGATCACGGCGAGGGCTGGCCGAAGGACTCGGTCGTCAGCATCGAGCAGGTGCGCCAGGCGGTACGGGAGTTCGTCGAGGGGAACGGCTCGCGGCCGACGTCATTCGAGTGGCGGGAATGGCCAGACGGCGTGATCTGA